A genomic window from Lotus japonicus ecotype B-129 chromosome 1, LjGifu_v1.2 includes:
- the LOC130734589 gene encoding protein NUCLEAR FUSION DEFECTIVE 4-like: MNMDMDFYHLNSKWVSTVASIWIQCTSGSLYTFSIYSQTLKSTQHYDQSTLDIVSVFKDIGVNVGVIAGLLYDFLARRRGNTTGPWVVHFLGSVLCFLGYFLMWAAVVGVLSPVPAPVMCLFMFVAAHAQSYFNTSNVVTGVRNFPNYSGTIVGIMKGFLGLSGAILIQVYKATFNNKPMNYLLMLALLPPINTLLLMWFVRIHNTHEGEERKYLNIFSLMSLVITAYLMVVIILENILSLQLFVHIVIVIGLMVLLASLLCIAFKAQERSSTSASESFLDEGSQLIVEPEPLDTEKMDARPDSSSNPLLDTKSQRALQLGENLNLVQAVQTVNFWILFVSMACGMGAGLATVNNMGQIGESLGYTSHEISSLVGLWSIWNFLGRFGAGYVSDYFLHTRGWARPLFMVITLLVLSIGLVVIASGLPNALYVGLILVGICYGSQWSLMPTITSEIFGVGHMGSIFNTITIAGPVGSYIFSVRVVGYIYDKEASEGNTCTGTHCFMFAFLIMASATLLGSLTALALFFRTKNFYAEVVLRRIRNIL, from the exons ATGAACATGGACATGGATTTCTACCACCTTAATTCAAAGTGGGTATCAACAGTAGCAAGCATATGGATTCAATGCACAAGTGGGTCACTCTACACATTTTCCATCTATTCCCAAACACTCAAGTCAACGCAGCACTACGACCAGTCAACGCTCGACATCGTCTCTGTTTTCAAGGACATCGGAGTCAACGTCGGAGTTATCGCCGGTCTCCTATATGATTTCCTTGCCCGCCGCCGCGGAAACACGACTGGACCTTGGGTCGTTCACTTCTTGGGCTCGGTCCTATGCTTCTTGGGCTATTTTCTCATGTGGGCCGCCGTCGTCGGCGTCCTTTCGCCGGTTCCGGCGCCGGTGATGTGCTTGTTCATGTTCGTGGCAGCTCATGCTCAGAGCTACTTTAACACTTCTAATGTTGTCACCGGCGTTCGTAACTTCCCTAATTATAGCGGAACTATCGTTGGGATTATGAAG GGCTTTCTTGGTCTCAGTGGAGCAATATTAATACAAGTGTACAAAGCAACATTCAACAACAAGCCTATGAATTATCTGCTGATGTTAGCACTCTTACCACCTATCAATACTCTGTTGCTTATGTGGTTTGTAAGAATCCACAACACTCATGAGGGAGAAGAAAGGAAGTATCTAAACATATTTTCTTTGATGTCTCTGGTTATTACTGCATATCTTATGGTGGTTATAATTCTAGAGAACATCCTCAGCCTGCAGTTATTTGTTCACATCGTTATAGTCATTGGGCTTATGGTGTTGCTAGCCTCACTTCTTTGCATTGCATTTAAAGCACAAGAAAGGAGCTCAACTAGTGCTTCAGAAAGTTTTCTTGATGAGGGGTCCCAACTAATTGTGGAGCCTGAGCCCCTGGATACCGAGAAGATGGATGCAAGGCCGGATTCTTCCAGCAACCCTTTGCTTGATACCAAGAGTCAAAGGGCCCTGCAACTAGGAGAAAACCTGAATCTTGTTCAAGCAGTGCAGACGGTGAACTTTTGGATCTTGTTTGTTTCTATGGCATGTGGTATGGGAGCCGGACTTGCAACAGTTAATAATATGGGCCAAATAGGGGAATCCCTTGGTTATACCAGCCATGAGATaagttccttggtcggtttatGGAGCATTTGGAATTTTCTCGGCCGTTTCGGAGCTGGTTATGTGTCAGATTATTTTTTACACACTAGAGGATGGGCAAGACCTTTATTCATGGTCATCACTTTGTTGGTCTTGAGCATTGGCCTTGTGGTGATTGCTTCTGGACTGCCGAATGCGCTATATGTTGGTTTGATATTAGTTGGTATTTGTTATGGCTCTCAATGGTCCCTAATGCCCACAATCACTTCTGAGATATTTGGTGTGGGACATATGGGTAGCATATTCAACACCATTACAATAGCAGGTCCAGTGGGATCTTATATATTCTCTGTAAGAGTAGTTGGGTATATATACgataaagaagcatcagaagGAAATACATGCACTGGAACTCATTGTTTCATGTTTGCTTTTCTCATAATGGCTTCTGCCACTCTTCTAGGTTCTCTCACCGCTTTAGCTCTGTTTTTCCGGACCAAAAACTTTTATGCTGAGGTTGTACTCAGAAGAATTCGAAATATTCTGTGA
- the LOC130734588 gene encoding uncharacterized protein LOC130734588 yields MMGSDLDDEVNGRMEEEEDHYVEGGEETAVEEEDDVDEEEEEEEEGEGEGEFRFKDGISPFDVVDKYESLVGNKQNALEQCQREDDVSGACFAEIMETMYSRPHKRSRKMEPKKRGRRKGSKKKLDPKLTRMLGDATLHYACGHYDKAIAVLHEVVRLAPNLQDAYHTLGLVYNSRGDYKKAMGFYMIAAHLTPKDSSLWKQLFTWSIERGYIGQASFCLSKAITADPKDMTLRSHRAMLYVELQDYQKAAMECEQLYQLCHENVDALKAAAKFYQKCGKVECAVGILEDYLKTQPDGENASVLDLLGAILMETKAYDKALQYFEHAQMVNSGKEFPLSLKIKAGICHIHLGNMETAQGFFNDLKPENAREHSDLVTEVADSLMALEHYNSALNYYLMLERPCGNENDHLYLKIARCYLSLKERLQAILYFSKALETLQDDVDVRLNLASLLLEEAKEDEAISLLSPPQDSESSEAHSVKSNRWWTDVKIKLKLGNIYQNKGMLDDFVDAIFPLIRESLYVSTLRQKGKSKKRLSKRDLVERVRVLDVQEEDNVFQGFRPIATPADLLKASRAKKLLEKKAMEKEKRKAEALASGVDWLSDDSDDEPQKENKEPPRYNLLKVEEHHQLIIDLCKALSSLRRYGEALEIINLTLRLAHTSLSAEKKEELRSLGAQMAYNNTDPKHGFDCVKYIVQQYPHSVAAWNCYYKVISRLENRDTRHYKFIRGMQGKFADCVPPILISGHQFTIFSHHQDAARKYLEAYKLLPENPLVNLCVGTALINLALGLRLQNKHQCVLQGLAFLYNNLRICENSQESLYNIARAFHHVGLVTLAALYYEKVIAICEKDYPIPKLPNEAPDVMENRKPGYCDLRREAAFNLHLIYKKSGALDLARQVLKDHCTL; encoded by the exons ATGATGGGTAGTGACCTTGATGACGAAGTGAATGGAagaatggaagaagaagaagatcattatgtagaaggaggagaagaaacTGCagtagaggaagaagatgatgtggatgaagaagaagaagaagaggaggagggagAGGGGGAAGGGGAATTCAGATTCAAAGACGGGATCAGCCCTTTCGACGTTGTTGATAAGTACGAATCTCTCGTCGGCAACAAACAAAATGCACTTGAACAATGCCAGCG GGAAGATGATGTTTCTGGTGCATGCTTTGCTGAGATAATGGAAACAATGTATTCGAGGCCGCACAAGAGATCAAGGAAG ATGGAGCCTAAAAAAAGAGGTAGGCGAAAAGGATCAAAGAAAAAACTCGACCCAAAGCTAACACGAATGTTGGGTGATGCCACACTTCACTATGCATGTGGCCATTATGACAAG GCTATAGCTGTGCTGCATGAAGTTGTTAGGCTGGCACCCAATTTGCAGGATGCGTATCACACTCTTGGACTTGTCTATAATTCACGTGGAGATTACAAAAAAGCTATGGGGTTTTACATGATTGCTGCTCACTTGACTCCGAAGGATTCATCGCTTTGGAAACAACTTTTTACCTGGTCCAT AGAACGTGGTTATATTGGCCAAGCTAGTTTTTGTCTATCAAAAGCAATAACAGCAGATCCCAAAGATATGACTCTTAGAAGTCATCGTGCAATGCTCTATGTTGAACTTCAAGACTATCAAAAAGCTGCTATGGAATGTGAACAATTATATCAACTTTGTCATGAAAATGTTGATGCACTAAAAGCAGCAGCTAAG TTCTACCAAAAGTGTGGTAAAGTTGAATGCGCAGTTGGCATTCTTGAAGACTATCTTAAGACTCAACCTGATGGAGAAAATGCAAGTGTACTTGATCTACTGGGTGCCATATTGATGGAAACTAAGGCCTATGACAAAGCGCTTCAGTATTTTGAACATGCTCAAATGGTAAATTCAGGAAAAGAGTTTCCTTTGAGTTTGAAAATTAAAGCTGGAATCTGCCATATTCATCTTGGAAACATGGAGACGGCACAG GGTTTCTTCAATGATTTGAAACCAGAGAATGCAAGGGAGCATTCTGACTTGGTCACTGAGGTTGCGGACTCATTAATGGCTCTTGAACATTATAATTCTGCATTGAATTATTATCTGATGTTGGAACGACCGTGTGGAAACGAAAAT GATCATCTGTATCTGAAAATTGCTAGATGTTACCTATCCTTGAAAGAAAGATTACAAGCAATTCTCTATTTTTCCAAAG CTCTAGAAACACTACAAGATGATGTTGATGTACGCTTAAATTTGGCTTCCCTTCTGCTTGAAGAAGCGAAAGAAGATGAAGCCATCTCCTTGTTGTCTCCTCCACAGGATTCTG AGTCTTCTGAAGCACATTCTGTGAAGTCAAATAGATGGTGGACTGATGTAAAAATAAAACTGAAACTTGGCAACATATATCAAAATAAAGGGATGCTTGATGATTTTGTGGATGCGATTTTCCCTTTGATACGTGAATCACTGTATGTTTCAACTCTTAGACAAAAG GGTAAATCAAAAAAGCGCCTCTCCAAGAGAGATCTGGTTGAAAGGGTCAGGGTACTGGATGTTCAAGAAGAGGATAATGTATTTCAAGGATTCAGGCCGATAGCTACACCTGCTGATCT GTTGAAAGCTTCCAGGGCAAAGAAGTTGCTAGAGAAGAAGGCAATGGAGAAGGAGAAAAGAAAGGCTGAGGCACTAGCCTCTGGAGTTGACTGGCTAAGTGATGATTCAGATGATGAGCCTCAG aaagaaaacaaagaacCTCCCAGGTATAATCTTCTCAAAGTTGAGGAACATCACCAGCTAATAATTGAT TTGTGCAAAGCTTTATCATCCTTGCGAAGGTATGGGGAAGCACTGGAGATTATTAATCTCACTCTAAGATTGGCTCATACTTCCCTATCTGCTGAGAAGAAAGAGGAGCTTCGATCTCTTGGAGCTC AAATGGCATACAACAACACAGATCCTAAACATGGATTTGATTGTGTAAAATACATTGTTCAGCAGTATCCACACAGTGTCGCAGCTTGGAATTGCTACTACAAGGTTATCTCGAG ATTGGAAAATCGAGATACAAGACACTACAAATTTATACGTGGTATGCAAGGAAAATTTGCAGATTGTGTGCCTCCTATCCTCATTTCTGGGCACCAGTTTACCATATTTAGCCATCACCAAGATGCCGCAAGGAAATACCTTGAAGCTTATAAACTTTTGCCTGAGAATCCTTTGGTTAATCTTTGTGTTG GAACAGCCTTGATCAACTTGGCATTGGGTTTGAGACTTCAAAATAAGCATCAATGTGTTTTACAAGGTTTAGCATTCCTCTACAATAATTTGAGGATCTGTGAGAACAGCCAG GAATCCTTGTACAACATAGCTCGCGCATTCCATCATGTTGGATTAGTAACTCTGGCAGCTTTATATTATGAGAAAGTGATTGCTATTTGCGAGAAAGACTATCCAATCCCAAAACTTCCCAATGAGGCTCCAGATGTCATGGAAAATCGTAAACCCGGTTACTGCGACCTTCGTAGAGAGGCGGCTTTTAATCTGCATCTGATTTACAAGAAGAGTGGAGCTCTTGATCTTGCTAGACAAGTTCTTAAAGATCATTGTACTTTGTGA
- the LOC130734343 gene encoding uncharacterized protein LOC130734343 translates to MLCSLEIEREPLSDQPPGGAVAGKPPEPPGPQARKPTFKEKVLGSEKAQEAGGFVNLVESGVMKKVYVEKNKSFPMFSIDPAAKAEICRPWEDCLVVKLLGKSIGYRALCEKLKILWKMTGGYEVRDVHHGYFLIKFDKKEDKERAISGAPWLIYDHYLAVKPWTPDFVAANSKISTTVVWIRIPGLGFQYYGKNILMMLASAVGTPIKVDMNTTDMQRGKYARICVEIDLNKPVLGVIGLEGTWYNVEYEGLHLLCHKCGCYGHLARNCTAPPLPKQPQGQATNGSASIAAMAEQVSDLSHETLASSNLAAGVAPATASATLAPVTDAIMGAISGHSIPDIKCPDLAHGDWLIVDKRRNKSKTNLNSKAIKDLAVKKEMTSKKEEKKGLNGGNKFSILATVPQKQQISSNSSMQFKALPSKTHPGASASVTNGKKRLRKDSATNNVPPPHAGSTSTILQAASNGARSVDMGGVPIHVATDGAYSTMALVSLGGARYQMPLDDNNQICSMSNVKDYARDIPFDPGAGGSMAIEPRKA, encoded by the coding sequence ATGCTTTGTAGCCTGGAGATTGAGAGAGAGCCTCTGAGTGACCAGCCGCCTGGCGGCGCTGTAGCGGGTAAGCCACCGGAACCACCGGGTCCTCAAGCCCGGAAACCCACGTTCAAGGAGAAGGTCCTGGGCTCTGAAAAGGCTCAGGAAGCAGGAGGGTTTGTGAACCTTGTTGAGAGTGGTGTCATGAAAAAGGTGTACGTGGAGAAGAACAAATCCTTCCCTATGTTCTCAATTGATCCGGCAGCGAAGGCAGAAATCTGTAGACCGTGGGAGGATTGCCTAGTGGTTAAACTACTGGGAAAAAGTATTGGCTATAGAGCGCTGTGTGAGAAACTTAAGATACTGTGGAAGATGACAGGGGGTTACGAGGTTCGTGATGTTCATCACGGGTACTTTCTCATCAAGTTTGATAAGAAGGAAGACAAGGAGAGAGCAATTTCAGGAGCACCATGGCTTATCTACGACCATTATCTTGCAGTGAAGCCTTGGACCCCGGATTTTGTAGCAGCGAACTCGAAGATTAGCACAACTGTGGTGTGGATTCGCATCCCAGGGCTAGGGTTCCAATACTATGGGAAGAACATCCTCATGATGTTGGCATCGGCGGTTGGTACTCCGATCAAGGTCGACATGAACACCACCGACATGCAGCGTGGCAAATATGCACGTATCTGTGTTGAGATTGATCTCAACAAACCTGTCCTCGGTGTTATAGGGCTGGAGGGAACGTGGTACAATGTCGAGTATGAGGGTTTACATCTTCTCTGCCACAAATGTGGATGCTATGGCCATTTAGCACGTAATTGCACTGCTCCACCCCTTCCGAAGCAACCCCAGGGGCAGGCCACCAATGGTAGTGCTAGCATAGCGGCAATGGCGGAACAGGTTAGTGATCTATCGCATGAAACCCTAGCGTCGTCGAACCTGGCGGCGGGAGTAGCACCAGCGACTGCTTCAGCAACCCTAGCTCCTGTAACCGACGCAATCATGGGCGCCATCAGTGGCCATTCAATTCCGGATATTAAGTGCCCAGATTTAGCACATGGGGATTGGTTAATTGTGGACAAAAGAAGGAATAAATCGAAAACAAATCTGAATTCCAAGGCAATTAAAGATTTAGCAGTTAAAAAGGAAATGACCAGTAAGAAGGAGGAAAAGAAGGGCTTGAATGGGGGAAACAAATTCTCTATTTTAGCAACGGTTCCACAAAAGCAGCAAATTTCCTCAAATAGCTCTATGCAGTTTAAAGCTTTGCCTAGTAAAACACATCCTGGAGCTAGTGCATCAGTTACTAATGGTAAGAAAAGATTACGTAAAGATTCTGCCACAAATAATGTTCCACCTCCTCATGCAGGGTCCACGTCAACCATTCTCCAAGCGGCAAGCAATGGAGCTCGTTCGGTGGATATGGGTGGCGTCCCTATTCACGTCGCTACGGATGGTGCGTACTCCACGATGGCACTTGTTTCCCTAGGGGGAGCAAGATATCAAATGCCTCTGGATGACAACAATCAGATTTGTTCAATGTCAAACGTCAAGGATTATGCTCGTGACATTCCCTTTGATCCAGGTGCTGGAGGCTCCATGGCCATTGAGCCACGCAAGGCTTAA